The genomic DNA cattagttagttggtcaagtcggaagcaacattgtgttgctctctccacgaccgaggctgaatacattgccatgggagagagtgtatcacaattattgtggatgatccacactctagaggATTATGGgttttcgtataagggagtgcaagtgttgtgtgacaacatcagcacaataaacctaacaaaaaacccagtccatcattcaaggaccaaacatattgaagtacgtcaccacttcattagagatcacgtagctaggggagacattacactcacctatgttgagtcaaagttaaacctagccgatattttcaccaaactttttccggaaaatgaatttagtcatttgaggagagaattgggaatgtgtttggctcaataggccattaggacttcatcatgatcaataaggacaattaaaacaacaagagaaataggaaaattaatttgggcaacttgggaacatctcacacaaattataaggtttaacaaatgatttttgtttgctagaaatggggcgagatgctaggatcagccgaattattcaaaatgtatcatgcatcccttgaataattaggttgaagagacataaattgagtatggggaagaccattacataattcatgtgtatttggttcctagatcttactcatatattccaaccaaggaaacttggttggacctttatctagaaattatgaaactttggttgatggactgtttgatacacttgaacgatgcttttcatgattttgattgatactaggacaagtccttgaaagaatgatagcaagttggttatattttgacaaacttgaaactgaacataacaaaggtaaaaaatttcagttttcaggccttaagttgtctgtcttctaaatgtctgcaacttTAGGGTTATAAAaagttcagaccataatttttaggtaatcgttatgcttgtagatcctccaggttctaggttctgaacttgaaaattttcctagagaaacttccacgaactatcgaacatctttactgaaattactaatttcagttactgaaattactggagagaaCTAAgtgtcagacactgatcggtctacggaccgatcaggtcagcctagcacgctactgatcactttctgatcggtctacggaccgatcagggagttccctgatcggtccagagaccgatcagatcaatccggTACGCAAGGCCACTGatcattctctgatcggtctaccgaccgatcaggaagttccctgatcggtccagggaccgatcagcgagtactgatcgtctcctgatcggtctacagaccgatcaggatgttcctggatcggtccatggaccgatcaggaggctcctgatacctcctgatcggacagccatccgatcatttcatcaactgtacacccatcagaaatcccttaaatcttcccgatcttttctttccttctttcacgcagaagccctagccgactcttccctacacctcacctcttctcctctctttgcacgccggaaccctagccaaagctctagccaaaacttcaatgacaccaaggtaactccttacttctctagaacttggcatttcggtttcatttctcaccatatctgtggtttttgtttcggttggctccggtgctcacttacttgccccattatatcactttgttaactcttagaaagaaaccagtgggtgaggggacctctaagtcacctgagaagtcgaagtctaaggttccttcccgacctcaaccatctctttccgggagattcccgaaccacaattttgaggaagcctttagacaaagaacctttaaattactcccttgtaggtctgtagatcgtaaattcatggacgaattttgtccaactgtgtctgaaatcattgcatactacaaacttgactcacttgtctacttagaacgggatatcaactatgacttggtctctgagttttataacaaccttcatcagagtaatgatgtaagttataaaacaagagttgctaggcggactcttgatttcagtttctcatccttctttgactatctcggttgtcggaggtgttccggtaatgtattttcgatatttcctgacttaccagatcctttaccttcaccctttgatatctcatctgacgatatttatgagtacttcttcagacatcctagaccgggtggccttgatgagctagatgttgactttcctacttttgcagccttgagattatctcctcaagactacattctttttaaaattgtcacaaactgccttctgcctatcacatctaaaccattgtctgagatccgaccatatcattgcctgatgctttatggtttacgtcggtgtctcgactttggcattgtatctagcatctactcttcgatcatctcctatagtgagccgagcgactacactgtttatatgccttatgggcatataattacagattagctcgagacccttcagattgatgtctctaagggtagaatagtcaagatggtcagacaggattgcagacttgggaagcgggcattttccaagtctggaatcataggacaaaatggggatgtttggtggaaggatgggagagctctaggtgagttaccacggggacctccacgacaggttacagctgctcctgttgctgctcctcctgctgctgacgatggagaggccgatcctgatctgcgctggcagatcgccgagctggagagtcgctttgatcggcaagatgagctgctggttgctgagcttcatgggctgcgcgtccggattgaccagcgctacgatgatttacgcagtcagcagctggcgacacatcaggcgattatggattggatggccagatacccacctccgcaggatttcccgggctatccatcctcgagcagtggcatgccacctcagggacccattcctcccgttgatgatgctgatgctcctcatgatgaggaggctgagtgatatacattgttctatgatgtcattttgactgtctatgttttgaatgttgtttgttggatatttatgtctgacctggatgctTGTTCATTTCTtctatttatgctgtttattttctttctttatgtttcactccttattggtttttaatatgctgttcatatgccatgtcttgtatgtctcttatttctttatcactgtcttataatacacttagagggtgttctaggtgaattaagaaaaagacagtatgggttaagggggagtcttttaaagttttcttacctaattcgcaccttttcggtgtttgacaaagggggagtgaataactaagtttagagataaatgaaagtttggctttagggggaggaccttgattcccctatccttacatggtgttgtatctgttttaggaggaggatcttgattcccctaaaattagggaaatatggaaatataaacatttctgatctaaacttaaatcgtgttgtcaaacaacaaaaagggggagattgttgatacagtctgacctggctgttgttttgatgttgacactgatttaagtttgtatcagatattaattaaactcagactgattgatgatcaaggttgatcatgttgagaggaaaagtccaagtacggatacttggcacgctcggtagctcgttctctggaccggacgaagtcggagagggcttggcagctcgttaagtcggagagggctcgacagctcgttctccggactaggtcagagagggctcggtagctcattctctggaccaggaagacgttagggtttagggctgagaggctctaaaactaacacaaggacattggatcggtctgttgaccgatccagcgattCTCTGGTTGtctagatcggtcggcagaccgatctagtgatacatgagtcacctgatcggtctcgtgaccgatcagtgaccacacagaaagtctctgtgggttatctgatcggtctggggaccgatcagtaaccacgtACATTCTGAGTTATCCGATCGGCCTGCACCGATCGATAGAAGCGATCGTAAAGACGCCGGGCTCAGCGAtagggatcggtccgtggaccgatccacccatagtccgatcggtccacgcatcgatcgattTTTCCGCATCGATCGTGATGAGTCCCGATCGtccagagctatggatcggtctgttgactgatccacaacttgtcgtttgtttctgctgcttctctgatctttctgattcacttctgattcacctgatcaaatcatctgctgtgagatttttaagttacaggttgcaggtatcgtgccattggttaatttcaaatgaagctccatcagaagaataagaacaagtgccctttatgctgtatttcactgcaagtgatgcgattcgggcttcaacgttcactggccgcgatcagttggactcttgctctttggttcgagctcagagacaccagtgaagaccatggatggtattggtgtgagttcagagaaccagatgagaaggaagagtgattggcgacgcctgagttggttgcagcgattcgacacaggtgacagtgattcgggacagtgagaaggcagaataagaagaaggaagaagagaagtttGCTAAGGTtatggaaaaactctctgtcgatcaagcaagaggctgtgttgagctcttggctgaagcttccttctgtctttgcattctttccttcgtggctgtaagttcatttgctCAATTCTTTAGCCACTAAAATCTGTAAGTCACTGtgttttattttcaaatctattctgtgacttttgtggagaggttactccaccgagaaggagaaatacttagccggaatttgtccggggtgtgatctaccgaaagatcaagggatcgtccaccttacggacacgccgaggagtaggggcaagttatccccgaacctcgtatatacttgtgtaagctgtgggttggttttctttccttgcatcagtttttgttttgtttatttccgctgtgctaacaaagttttgtgaggaaattgattgagtttttagtagaggctattcacacccccccctctctagccatccgaagggcCTAACAATATATTCATGAAATTTAATATTCTTACATTCGATCAACAAATAACCGATCTTTCTTCTTATGAATCTTGCTAAATACCTCCCAATAAGTGAGAGGTCTTTGTAATTCAGCAACATATGTACAAAGAATGTaagtatattaaaattaataaaaaacatatataattttttttatatataacttaattttaaacttactaAGTCAGAAGCATACTTCACAATTGAATGAGATCCAGTAGTATACTTTGTAGATCCAGTGCTCAACCCAGCAGGCTCTGAACTGCGATTACCTCGAGCAATCGTTGAATTTTTCTACCAATGTTGGGCAGCCCAAATGGCTCTCCAAGACTGTCAAACTGCATCAGGGATCTCAGATGACCTGTTGCTCTTCTACCTCCACTTGTACAACATGTCCATGTACAGTTTAGAGCAGTATGtgctccaattttttttttttaactcagcCTCATGATCCTCTTCCCAAACATATCTCTTCTGCAACAATAAATTTTGAGAATTAGTATCatgttaatttttaaactaaaaataTGCTTTATATTCaaaatacttataaaaaattCACCACAATAAAAGTTCTTGATGTCCTGGTCTATGAGCCACCATGTAGTACTAGCTGGGAACAATTGTTCTCTAAACTTTTTTGATGTGTAGGATGCTACCTGGTGACTATCTGGGACAAAGCTGCATAAAAAAATATCATGTTTGAGATATGTGTGATAAATAAAAAGAAGATAAATTATTGAAATAATTACTAAATACATAATTACTTATTAGTCACCAACAACTTTCAAAATAGTCTGGTTACCATGTGCTCTATGTGCTTGCTGCATGACTATATATGCAAAATCGCAGTATAAGATATACACATTTGAAATAATATTATCTTCTAACAAGGGagatgaagaaaataaaaagaaaaatcataCATTATACAATGACattgttaataatttttaatcaccTGATGTCATTCTGAATCAACTAAATTAATATTTGTAAATTCTCATCGATAGACTCCATTGGTACATCAACCTCCTCATTGCTAGATATCTATCCATTATCTATTTCCtcataagtgacattaacatctacaagtaattatgATATGAATTATATTTCTGAATCAACTAAGTGTATCTCAACTTTtcattttgatatgcatcatgattttagaCATTTATGGCGTTCGACATTTTTATGGTTAATCGAGGCTTTATCTGATACACTGCTAACCATTCACTAGGTCGTCTTCTCTTTATTTGGTACTCAAGATAGAATATTTGACCAAGTTGTACCGTAAAAATGAAAGACTTAAACTTGTTAAATCTTTTGTTTCTGTTAACCTCATTAAATTCTAGAAACGATGTATTCTGGTACTTGTTCTTGGAGTTGAGTCATAATATAAACATCTGAACAATACACACTTTTTTAAAAGTAAAGCTGGATACTCAACCTTGATGATTTTctcaagtctaccataataaTCAAATTGAGTATCATTGTTATTTGTTGATTCTTTTCCACAAGCACTAGAATTATACGTAAGCCTTTGTGAATCACGTTGGGCCATACAAAATTTGAATTCATTACCATGATAACCTGAGTAGACTGTTATGTTAAGGAGAGGTCTTGATGTAAGCATTTTTAGTCTTTAattttgcacatttgatattctatggtCGTCACCTATAATAATAGTTATTATATAAATTAGATGCATTCCATCAGTTCACTATCTTTATTCCAAAAGATCATGCAATTATTGATACAACAATGAATTTTTTCTACTAACAAACCCAAATCTCTAATCATTTTCTTTGTATTATAAAAGATATCAGTCATGCAGTTATCAACAgagagcaactctgacatcaattgacacatTTTCATTGTAACATCGTTCAGAAAAATGATGTCCTGCCTTCATATTTAGTAATTTTATAGTAGCTAATAGTTGAGAATAGTCAGAAGAAAAGTCTTCCCATAATTCTCTTTTACTAACCTTCAATATGTTATACATTTTCTGAACTTCAGGCATAGGTATTTCCTCTATATTTGGTTGATCATATGCATTCAATATTGCATTGTATTCACATAAGTTGATAATTCCTCTGGAGCAATTGGGCAGGATGATGAAGCAACAAAATGCACAATTTGGTCAAATGCATACGACTCTCCATAACAATACCAGCTATAATAATTTGGAACAAATCCATACCTACATATATGTGCTTTCACTGTATCTTCATCATGGATAGCTGTATTTTTACATCTGCACTGATTACATGAACACTTTAACTCGACATCATTCAAATATTCTGGATGAGACTTAGCGAAGTTCACAAACTCTTTAACTCCAGCAAAAAATTCTTGATCGATAAATCCATTATCTAACCTATTATACATCCAAGCCTTTTTCATATATGCTATATCCTAATGGGAATAAAATTTCTAACATGGTTAGTTCTGTCAAACTAAACATGATTATACTTAAATCATTTAGGTCTCATAAaactatataaattatttatcaaGTTATCGAACTATGCAAATAGGATGTCATCCCAAGTTATCAGAAGATATACAAGTCATCAATATGGATAAATATTGAGCATTAGCatgtataaatattattaatagtctaaatctaataTATCAACTAACAAATGAATCGCGGGAGTTAGTGTCATTTAAATACACTAGCACTGCTCGACCATTATCGGTAGAGCAGGCTACTGCGGTCAAGGTAGGTCGTGATCGAGCACCGAGCAGTGCCGACCGCGATACTTCTTAGAGTAGAGCCTCAATCGACAGAGCAAGGCTGCAATCGACACTCACCGAGCAGTGCCGGTTGTGTCCTGCTCTGGCCGAGTAGTGCTGGTCGCGACCTGCTTTGGCCGAGCAGTGTCGACCGCTACTTGCTCTGGTTAAGTAGTGTTGGCCCTGGCCTACTCTGGCCAATCAGTGCCCGAGGAGGAGAagtaggaggaggagaagagggagaagaggagtACCTAAATGATGGAGGAGGGAAGAGAGATCGCCAAAGCAATCGAATCATTGGAACAAGCACTAATATCACAAATTTGGCAACAGAAAAATTAATCTGTCTCTAATAGCAACGAAAAATAAATTAATCCGTCGCTAATCAGTCACCAAAATGACGGATATTAGGGTTTAGTGGCTAAATACAAAGGGCTTAGCGAATGTTGTATTCCGTCGCTAATAGCGATGGATTATATAATCCATCATTTGTTTTTAATGTGACAAAAACCGTAATATATCACTAATTTGTTATAAAAAATAGCGGATATTAAGATTTAGCACTTCCCATCGACTAAATACAAATACATTAGCAATGAAATTTTGTATTCGATTGCTATTTGTGATGTAAATTAACCTTCCGTCACTAATTAGCGATGGAATATTAATGACTGTCATTGATTAGCGATGGACGGTTAATGATCATCGTTAATTCCGTTGATattattattagttttttttattattataatggcggtggtggtgatgatgatgatggtaaTAAAAGATCCAAAAATTGTTTAACAATAGAAGGATGGCTTTTCTTTAGTGTATATAGTTTGTGCATGATATAACTATCGTTCAAGCACAGGCACACATCTTTTTATAATTTGTGTGTAAATTGTTAACAGTACCTGCTTTGATATTGTTATTCGAGGAATCCCAATTACACTGTAAGATATTTTTCTCCGTGAAGTGaaatgaaaaatttaattaaaacattaGTTGCTAGGTGAGAAATCATTTATGCTTCCGGATTCTCTCTAAACACCTAAATTAACATTACtatttggtatatatatatatatatatatatatatatatatatatatatatatatatagtccacAATAAGGTTGGTACCATCGACAAGTTCAACCATTGCTCAATTTAAAATCATATCAAATGTGAGCTAGTTATCGTAATCAACCACACACAAAAAAATTGACaaatataataatcaaaattTATCACTCACTTGTGAcccattttaattaaaaaatattgagaATTTAATGTGACGAGTGATTCAATGATGAATTCGATCGATTCTGTGTTGGGGGCGTAAAAAAATATGCCCAACGATTAACATTTTGATATATAAGTTAAATTAAAGACCGAATTGAGTTTCACATGGGCTAGTGAAATAATCTTACCCAATGTAAAAAATtatgaagtcaaatttaaaatttcatgATTAAACTATACAACTCTAGACTCCTATGCGAtagtaaatatgaaaataatattataaataaaaatatgataATTTAGTAgagattataattataattataatttttatttattatctaaATAGAAAATACTAATTcctaaaaaacaaataaattaaatttctaattaatatttttaatttttttatttattacgtATACTTTAATttcgaatatttttttaaatttttttttatcatgaatacattaattaaaattgatttttaatttaatttataaaaagtaTTTATCTTCCTGTATGATTGGCTTTCGTCGTCTCCCTTACAGTAAGtttgaaagaaaatttagaatggaatCTCTTAACGTGATTATAGTTGATTCTTTTACTTTATAGTATTTTTGTCAATTTGTTCCTAATTAATatgaaaaagataaattataaataattattagTCATTAATACATATGATAAAATATGGAAGCAGATGATcggataatatttttaaaataggaTGATAAAAAATGAATACGTTTGTTCCTGTCAATTTATTTCAGGACTAACACAGCAAAAATAAATCATGAAAAATTATTAATCCAAATATTAATCTTTGAAATAATGATTAACTCAtcagataaatattttattaatatttttaaaacatgaaatATGCTTTTGGCGTTGATATCAAAGAGATAAGGGGCCATTTAAATTTTTGTCCATTTCAAATTGCAatgattaaatatatatattttttaaaaaatttaatcgaTACCGGAGTTTTTTTTCTCCTCGAGACCTCAACTAACCTATATCAAACCGGTATATGAATTTAACGTCCACGTTGCAAATGGCCGTTATATTCTCTTGCTCTTCTCGAGGCGTTGCCACATTTCGTTCCTCTATAAATAGTAAACATGGCAGTGCTCCGCGAAGCGGGCAGGCAGTGGCAGTCTGGCGTAACCGCGACTCGAACCGTCTGCCACACAACGCCTCTCCTCCTACCTTCCTCTCCCCCCAAACCTAAACCCATTCCCATCGATCTCTATCGCGATGGCATCCACGAAAGCCTTTCGCCACCTGCTTCTGCTCCTCGCCGTCgccctcctctccctcttccgcCGAGTCGTCGCCGCCGCCCGACGCCTGCTCTCCTTCGTCTCCCTGCGCGAGTTATTGCTCCACCTCTCCTTCCTCCGCTGCGGTCTCCGACCCGTCACGCTCGACCTCGGCCACGCGTCGCTGCACATCTGGGGCCCCAACCCCCGCCGCGCCCTCCGGAAGCCTGCCCTCCTCCTCATTCACGGCTTCGGCGGCAACTCAAAGTGGCAATGGGAGCGCCAGATCGGGGCTCTATCCCGCTCCTTCGATCTCTATATCCCGGACCTCCTCTTCTTCGGCAGATCCCGTTCCTCCTGCGCCGACCGTTCCGTGGGCTACCAGGCGCGGTGCGTCGCGGAGGCGATGCGCCTCCTCGGGGTCGCCCGGTACTCCGTGATGGGGATCAGCTACGGCGGGTTCGTGGCGTTCCGCCTGGCGGAGATGGAGGCGGAGTCGGTGGAGCGCGTGGCGATTCTCACCGCTGGAATCTGCATGTCGCCGGAGCAGTTGAGGGTGATGTCTGCAAAAGAGAAGAGAGACGTGTGCGAGCTGCTGCTGCCGCAGAAGGCGGACGATCTGAGGACCCTCGTCAGCCGGTCCATGTACCGCCCTCCCAAGTGGATCCCCTCGTTCTTTCTCCAAGATTTCATCGAGGTCGGTAATCTTACCTCCCGTTAGTCCTTGTCCTCGTCTCCGTATAATTTATAAatgacataataaaaaaaaaacagaatgtGCTTTTATGCCGTTATTAACAAAATCAGAGAGGGTAGGGAATCATCTAGGTGGAAAGGATCGCCGTACGCATGTCAACGAATTCTTTAAGGCGGTTAATTATTAGTTTATACCTGATTTAT from Zingiber officinale cultivar Zhangliang chromosome 4A, Zo_v1.1, whole genome shotgun sequence includes the following:
- the LOC121973853 gene encoding dihydrolipoyllysine-residue acetyltransferase component of acetoin cleaving system-like codes for the protein MASTKAFRHLLLLLAVALLSLFRRVVAAARRLLSFVSLRELLLHLSFLRCGLRPVTLDLGHASLHIWGPNPRRALRKPALLLIHGFGGNSKWQWERQIGALSRSFDLYIPDLLFFGRSRSSCADRSVGYQARCVAEAMRLLGVARYSVMGISYGGFVAFRLAEMEAESVERVAILTAGICMSPEQLRVMSAKEKRDVCELLLPQKADDLRTLVSRSMYRPPKWIPSFFLQDFIEVMYRDQRKERVELLTKLLDDGIDQDPVPVLTQDTLILWGDKDAIFPLPLAHQLQRHLGEKAKLEVIKDAGHALQLEKAEKVNYFVEKFLMSESAKKHCSLS